From the genome of Leptospira andrefontaineae, one region includes:
- a CDS encoding replication-associated recombination protein A — protein MGSLFERAPLPHKIRPSSFAQVIGQEKAKLQLQKYKEPVSILLYGPPGTGKSTIARILGNTWKLPFVEYNAVTTGVADIKKLLERSEKEGSILLFLDEIHRFSSSQQDSLLKGVETGGIVLIGATTENPSFRITRPLLSRCQVLRLEPLGENDLLEILSRGIESLDPKPNITKEASSLLVRYSGGDARKLLSNLEGLFLSRDPGGQIEASDIETFLESRVIEYDQSGESHYDVISAFIKSVRGSDPDAALFYLAMMLEGGEDPLFIARRLIILASEDIGNASVHGLPLAVAGLHALETIGMPEGRIILGQVTTFLASCPKSNASYLGIGSALSFVKERGPSLKIPNRLRNAPTSTHKKEGAGQGYKYPHDFGGFVPFSYFPDDLLDNPPQFYKPTKNGMEGKIKEHLASIWKKISGKNYE, from the coding sequence TTGGGCAGTCTATTTGAAAGAGCACCTCTTCCCCATAAGATCAGACCTAGTTCATTCGCTCAGGTCATTGGACAGGAAAAGGCAAAGCTTCAATTACAAAAATATAAAGAACCAGTAAGCATTCTACTATACGGACCTCCTGGCACAGGCAAGTCCACGATTGCCCGGATTTTAGGTAATACCTGGAAATTACCTTTCGTAGAATATAATGCAGTTACCACCGGTGTTGCTGATATTAAAAAACTGTTGGAGAGATCCGAGAAAGAAGGAAGTATACTTCTCTTTCTGGATGAAATCCATAGATTCAGTTCTTCTCAGCAAGATAGTTTATTAAAAGGGGTAGAAACAGGAGGGATAGTTCTTATAGGAGCTACCACTGAAAATCCTTCCTTTCGAATTACAAGACCACTATTATCTAGATGCCAGGTCCTGAGACTGGAACCACTTGGGGAGAATGATCTTTTAGAAATACTTTCCAGAGGAATAGAATCCTTAGACCCAAAACCAAATATTACAAAAGAAGCAAGTTCTCTTTTGGTCCGTTATTCCGGAGGAGATGCCAGAAAACTTCTCTCCAATTTAGAAGGACTATTTCTTTCCAGAGATCCCGGAGGCCAGATAGAAGCTTCCGATATAGAAACATTTTTAGAAAGTAGGGTCATCGAATACGACCAAAGTGGAGAAAGCCATTATGATGTAATCTCCGCATTTATCAAGTCGGTGAGGGGAAGTGATCCGGACGCAGCATTATTCTATTTAGCAATGATGTTAGAAGGAGGAGAAGACCCGCTCTTTATTGCAAGAAGACTTATCATTCTAGCCTCCGAAGATATTGGAAATGCTTCCGTTCACGGGTTACCATTGGCAGTTGCCGGACTTCATGCATTAGAAACAATTGGAATGCCGGAAGGAAGGATCATTTTAGGACAGGTCACTACATTCTTAGCTTCTTGTCCTAAATCTAACGCGTCTTATTTGGGGATCGGTTCTGCACTTTCATTTGTGAAAGAAAGAGGACCAAGTTTAAAGATCCCGAATCGACTCAGAAATGCTCCTACTTCTACTCATAAGAAAGAAGGAGCAGGTCAGGGTTATAAGTATCCTCATGATTTTGGCGGATTTGTGCCATTCTCTTATTTCCCGGATGATCTTTTGGACAATCCACCTCAATTCTATAAACCCACTAAAAATGGAATGGAAGGAAAGATAAAAGAACACCTTGCGTCCATCTGGAAAAAGATCTCCGGTAAAAATTACGAGTAA
- a CDS encoding YqaA family protein, which yields MKTESQTLKNSTENVISSLVRQTLIASVILLLIVLVLARFFNERVTQVAGLFLDYTGVWGVGLSIFIADSVHVFFPPDTFLILAVAAKMPDFWVIFFASFGSLLAGGCSYSQGRFLLPKLTVFTKFIRNHEEKLEVYVKRFGFWAVVLAALTPLPYSWTSVAAGAMKMRLGLFFAAALFRIPRFILYYYLIKGGWIGV from the coding sequence TTGAAAACCGAATCCCAAACACTTAAAAACTCCACGGAGAATGTAATCTCCTCCTTGGTAAGACAAACATTGATCGCAAGTGTGATCTTATTATTGATCGTACTGGTTCTTGCAAGATTTTTTAATGAAAGAGTTACCCAAGTAGCGGGACTCTTCTTAGATTACACAGGGGTTTGGGGAGTAGGACTTTCGATCTTTATTGCGGATTCAGTACATGTATTCTTTCCACCGGATACATTTTTGATCCTAGCGGTTGCCGCAAAGATGCCTGATTTTTGGGTAATCTTCTTTGCCTCTTTTGGGTCTTTACTTGCAGGCGGATGTTCTTATTCTCAAGGAAGATTCCTTCTTCCTAAGTTAACCGTATTTACTAAGTTCATTCGAAACCATGAAGAGAAGTTAGAAGTTTATGTAAAAAGATTCGGGTTCTGGGCGGTTGTCCTTGCTGCGCTTACCCCATTGCCTTATTCCTGGACCTCGGTAGCCGCAGGTGCCATGAAGATGAGGCTCGGTCTTTTTTTCGCGGCAGCACTTTTTCGGATCCCACGTTTTATTCTTTATTATTATCTAATAAAGGGCGGATGGATCGGGGTCTAA
- the mutL gene encoding DNA mismatch repair endonuclease MutL — protein sequence MGRIQELSPELINQIAAGEVIESAHSVLKEMMENSVDAGADTIEVESRDGGLTSLLLSDNGSGIEEDDIPLAIQRHATSKIRTLKDLELVSSYGFRGEALASIASVSKLTIETGTGLTTAWKVRAEKGQILSKESTPGFQGTKILVEDLFYNTPVRRKFLKSVRSEDKKIRDKVTVQALAREDIRFRFVQDHKEIYRLSPKNKRERIIDLFGENFRDHLLEVQLERKGWKATGYISDPDFYKSNRTGQFIFVNGRPVEIKYSSHLLKKCYDELLPPNAHPYCFLFFEVDPESIDVNVHPAKKEIRFLDEEGFNTFFLQLIQKELRSSTPVSFLELKNRLLRPEPKKMESTLYSFSGSSAGTEQQLLGGALYEEVKHSPSFPVEAVGPGSRLDDLTDVPIKHSEFIPKKHFGLLFETFILAEGEDGFYIIDQHTAHERIRYEEVLRKLKKKNYGIQPLLTPVRIPVSKQEAEDIKDRLGEYQEVGLKLDSLGEDTMVLREVPGYFLPGHEKEIVLDFLNRTGGKEVPEPELYDLMAKCVACRSAVKKGDQLSDHLIAEMLNRLSYCENPSRCPHGRPTLVKLTREDLERMFHRR from the coding sequence ATGGGAAGGATCCAAGAACTCAGTCCGGAATTAATCAACCAAATCGCCGCCGGGGAAGTGATAGAATCGGCTCACTCCGTCTTGAAAGAAATGATGGAGAACTCAGTGGATGCAGGTGCAGACACGATAGAAGTCGAATCAAGAGACGGAGGATTGACCTCACTCCTTCTTTCGGACAATGGATCCGGGATAGAAGAAGACGATATCCCTCTTGCAATCCAAAGGCATGCCACAAGTAAGATTCGTACATTAAAAGATCTTGAATTAGTTTCTTCTTATGGATTCAGGGGAGAAGCTTTGGCGTCCATCGCCTCGGTTTCAAAACTGACAATTGAAACAGGAACAGGACTTACTACCGCTTGGAAAGTGAGGGCCGAAAAAGGACAAATCCTTTCGAAAGAATCCACCCCAGGTTTTCAGGGAACTAAGATCCTGGTTGAGGATCTATTCTATAATACCCCAGTCAGAAGAAAATTTTTAAAATCAGTTCGTTCAGAAGACAAGAAGATCCGAGATAAAGTAACAGTCCAAGCTCTCGCAAGAGAAGATATCCGATTTAGATTCGTTCAGGATCATAAGGAGATCTATAGACTTTCTCCCAAGAATAAAAGGGAAAGGATCATAGACTTATTCGGTGAAAATTTCAGGGACCACTTGTTGGAGGTCCAACTGGAAAGAAAAGGTTGGAAGGCGACCGGTTATATCAGCGATCCCGATTTTTATAAATCGAATCGAACCGGCCAGTTCATATTTGTGAATGGAAGACCTGTTGAGATCAAATATTCCTCTCATCTATTGAAAAAATGTTATGATGAACTTCTTCCTCCGAACGCTCACCCATACTGCTTTCTATTTTTCGAAGTAGATCCGGAATCCATAGACGTAAACGTTCATCCCGCTAAAAAAGAGATCCGTTTCTTGGATGAAGAAGGATTTAATACATTCTTCTTGCAATTGATCCAAAAAGAACTTAGATCCAGCACACCAGTCAGCTTTTTAGAATTAAAAAACAGGCTTTTAAGACCGGAACCTAAAAAAATGGAATCCACGTTATATTCCTTTTCCGGCTCTTCTGCAGGAACAGAACAACAACTTTTAGGAGGAGCGCTTTATGAAGAAGTGAAACATTCTCCTTCCTTTCCTGTAGAAGCAGTCGGACCTGGCTCCAGGTTAGATGATCTAACAGATGTGCCGATCAAACATTCCGAATTTATTCCTAAAAAACATTTCGGACTCTTATTTGAAACGTTTATCTTGGCAGAAGGAGAAGATGGTTTTTATATCATAGACCAGCATACTGCTCACGAAAGGATCCGTTACGAAGAAGTATTAAGAAAACTGAAAAAGAAAAATTACGGGATACAGCCGCTTCTTACTCCAGTCCGTATTCCTGTTTCCAAACAAGAAGCAGAAGATATCAAAGATAGACTTGGAGAATACCAAGAGGTAGGTTTAAAACTAGACTCGCTTGGAGAAGATACGATGGTCCTCCGAGAAGTCCCAGGTTACTTTTTGCCAGGGCATGAAAAAGAGATCGTTTTGGATTTTTTAAATCGTACCGGCGGCAAAGAAGTTCCTGAGCCTGAGTTATACGATCTTATGGCAAAATGTGTGGCTTGTAGATCTGCAGTGAAAAAAGGAGATCAACTTTCGGATCATCTAATCGCGGAGATGTTGAATCGTTTGAGTTATTGTGAGAACCCATCCCGTTGTCCTCACGGAAGACCTACCTTGGTTAAATTAACCAGAGAAGATCTAGAAAGAATGTTTCATCGCAGGTAA
- a CDS encoding DoxX family protein, which translates to MKNKIIYWIATAWLSLGMVSTGIVQLIQMKEEADMFVHLGYPAYLMIILGIWKLLGVIVVLVPKYPLVKEWAYAGFFFTMSGAVFSHFAAGDGAKEYFGPVLLLVLTVVSWYFRPADRKLQG; encoded by the coding sequence ATGAAAAATAAGATTATATATTGGATCGCTACTGCATGGCTTTCCTTAGGGATGGTATCAACCGGGATAGTACAGTTGATCCAAATGAAAGAAGAAGCCGATATGTTTGTACATTTAGGATATCCGGCTTATTTGATGATCATATTAGGTATTTGGAAATTATTAGGAGTGATCGTGGTGCTTGTTCCGAAATATCCTTTGGTAAAAGAATGGGCGTATGCCGGATTTTTCTTTACAATGTCCGGAGCAGTGTTTTCTCATTTTGCTGCAGGGGATGGAGCAAAAGAATATTTCGGACCGGTATTATTGCTGGTGCTTACTGTAGTATCTTGGTATTTCAGACCGGCTGATAGAAAATTACAAGGGTGA
- a CDS encoding ArsR/SmtB family transcription factor, protein MNLRRDVFQAIADPTRRAILLLVASQAMTAGAIASNFDTARPTVSKHLQILTECELLKQEQNGREIYYQLNPNKMKEIADFIEPFRNMWDDRFNKLESVMKKYRSRK, encoded by the coding sequence ATGAATCTAAGAAGAGACGTATTCCAGGCTATAGCCGATCCTACTAGAAGGGCGATACTTCTACTGGTGGCTTCTCAGGCAATGACTGCGGGAGCAATTGCCTCTAATTTTGATACGGCCAGGCCAACTGTTTCCAAACATTTACAAATACTGACCGAGTGCGAATTGTTAAAACAGGAGCAAAATGGTAGGGAAATTTATTACCAATTGAATCCGAATAAGATGAAAGAAATTGCCGACTTTATAGAACCATTTCGTAATATGTGGGACGATCGATTCAATAAATTAGAATCCGTAATGAAAAAATACAGATCAAGAAAATAG
- a CDS encoding SRPBCC domain-containing protein produces the protein MERKTKIDAEDGKQELLITREFDLPLDLLFKAHIEPEIVEEWMGTKVLTLEAKKHGSWQYITTDPHGNKHGFNGVIHEFVPDQKITRTFEMENSPFPVQLEFLEFESLGEEKSKLTMHIVFKSVSLRDQLLKMPFAQGINMAHNRLQETANKLK, from the coding sequence ATGGAAAGAAAAACCAAAATTGATGCAGAAGACGGCAAACAAGAGTTGCTGATCACCAGAGAATTTGATCTTCCTTTGGATCTACTTTTTAAGGCACATATTGAGCCGGAGATTGTAGAAGAATGGATGGGAACAAAAGTACTGACATTAGAAGCGAAGAAACATGGAAGCTGGCAATATATTACCACTGATCCTCATGGAAACAAACACGGATTCAACGGCGTTATCCATGAATTTGTTCCGGACCAAAAGATTACCCGTACTTTCGAGATGGAAAATTCTCCTTTTCCGGTCCAACTTGAGTTTCTCGAATTTGAATCGTTGGGCGAGGAGAAAAGTAAACTTACCATGCACATAGTATTTAAATCGGTCTCACTCAGAGACCAATTATTAAAGATGCCTTTCGCACAAGGTATCAATATGGCTCATAATAGATTACAAGAAACTGCAAATAAATTAAAATAG
- a CDS encoding chloride channel protein, translated as MDRIQSLLKNPIFILSKKNPFMLSRWSILYVLLGLFAGVFSAVFWKVLEYLTKLLAGFQGHYIILIMTLSGLGIGLLIYFLGEPGEISLVIDNIRFRGGKLDPKNNSSMSLSSLLSISSGGSAGPEAPLVQITGSFGSWFAEKIGLEGEELRSMTIAGMAAGFTSLFGSPLGGALFALEILQHRHVVEYYEALLPAFLSSCSAYFVFLFMTDMGIGPTWEFPQYVPGGIEDFQYAIGFGMAGAIVGWIFYGIFRITKFSFSKITLPIFVKTAIGGLFLGCIAYYEPLTRYFGHDQLNEIVVTKGDWIFFGTLALLKILAINITVSSGWRGGIIIPLFFVGAVAGRFFMDFFPSENESFLLICLMASVNASVTKTPISTTILLTGLTGVSNFTPVLFASLSGYFLSPKAPFISSQADSV; from the coding sequence ATGGATCGGATCCAAAGTCTTTTAAAAAATCCAATATTTATATTATCTAAGAAGAATCCATTCATGCTTTCCAGATGGAGTATTTTGTATGTACTCCTTGGATTATTTGCAGGAGTATTCTCTGCAGTGTTTTGGAAAGTATTGGAATACCTTACCAAACTTCTCGCTGGTTTCCAAGGGCATTATATTATCCTAATTATGACCTTGTCCGGTTTGGGCATTGGACTTCTCATTTATTTTCTGGGAGAGCCGGGAGAAATTTCATTAGTAATCGATAATATTCGTTTTAGGGGAGGTAAACTCGACCCTAAGAACAATTCTTCTATGAGTTTGTCTTCTTTACTCAGCATTTCTTCCGGAGGAAGTGCGGGTCCGGAGGCCCCACTTGTTCAGATCACCGGATCTTTTGGAAGTTGGTTTGCGGAGAAGATAGGATTAGAAGGAGAAGAGCTTAGATCCATGACCATTGCCGGAATGGCCGCAGGATTTACTTCTTTATTCGGTTCTCCTTTAGGTGGAGCTTTATTCGCGTTGGAAATCCTACAACATAGACATGTGGTAGAATATTACGAGGCTCTATTGCCGGCATTTCTCTCCAGTTGTAGTGCTTATTTTGTATTCCTATTCATGACAGATATGGGAATCGGACCTACTTGGGAATTCCCACAATATGTTCCGGGTGGAATAGAAGATTTCCAATACGCGATCGGTTTTGGAATGGCCGGCGCAATCGTAGGATGGATATTTTACGGAATATTCAGAATTACTAAATTTTCTTTCTCTAAAATAACTCTTCCTATTTTTGTAAAGACCGCCATCGGCGGATTGTTTCTCGGTTGTATTGCATATTATGAGCCGCTCACTCGTTATTTCGGTCATGACCAATTAAACGAGATCGTAGTTACCAAAGGGGATTGGATCTTTTTTGGCACTCTTGCCTTATTAAAGATATTGGCCATCAATATCACTGTTTCCAGCGGTTGGAGAGGCGGGATTATTATACCGTTATTCTTCGTTGGTGCTGTGGCCGGAAGATTTTTCATGGATTTCTTTCCTTCTGAAAACGAATCCTTTTTGTTAATTTGTTTGATGGCTTCGGTAAATGCCTCCGTGACCAAAACACCTATTAGTACTACTATATTACTCACAGGTTTAACCGGAGTTTCCAATTTTACTCCTGTATTATTTGCCTCTTTGAGCGGATACTTCTTGTCGCCTAAAGCACCGTTTATCAGCTCTCAGGCGGATTCAGTTTAA
- a CDS encoding sensor histidine kinase — protein MGIFSKKDPFYLLAVFLFFAYCTPSPKKALLENGVIDWEKSLQQGKCFRMTGDWKFAWLGARPDTSLPKEPEKFSLSLIPGSWTKHDWPGSDEGEFPKYGKALYRVDLVSSIPVESLHLVSYDQGTNYRILFNGKLINEVGKVGDPTEEGLELKTSYSILPTWQGTAHLDFEISNYQYRKGGLWKPPILGTAECVSRYYLDRRDLEGILCGGLFFLGLFHIFVSVFYKKDSSALILGILSITVGLRLYTTGVRLFPEHFLVGPEIYLRTEFISWFMGMPLAQHFLLEVFPMNFGKKFLKLGYIFAGIFTLITLFTGPAIYSYLINPSYLLFVFNGVCSLVVLTRAVSQKMPGAYIYLAGFIFLLFFMISEILFHAEVLDSWELSGIGVGIFVLGNSLSLSSKMLSGFREREKVQEILNTNLEELVRKRTRELEFARDEAEAANKAKSEFLINVDHEVRTPMNGIMGITQMLLDSDIKPEHQEMLELLKRSGDAMMVILGSMLDASSLEKGTLYLLNKRFSLRASIYEAAMRVEDKIRRKNLDFSVTLAENLPEIVEGDEERFKTMLLVLLENAEKFTIKGFVKLIGEKVQDNNLDYRLRFRIQDSGIGIPEDKLSSIFNPFQQVDSGVTKPFQGAGLGLALCKALAQKMDGDISVQSVPGKGSEFILEISLSKPEIQS, from the coding sequence ATGGGAATTTTCTCCAAAAAGGATCCGTTCTATCTTCTGGCGGTATTCTTATTTTTCGCATATTGTACACCTTCTCCTAAAAAAGCTTTATTAGAGAATGGTGTTATAGATTGGGAAAAGTCTCTCCAACAGGGAAAATGTTTCCGGATGACTGGAGATTGGAAGTTCGCCTGGTTGGGCGCTCGTCCCGATACAAGTCTTCCCAAAGAACCCGAAAAATTTTCCTTAAGCCTTATCCCGGGTAGCTGGACTAAACATGATTGGCCTGGTTCCGACGAGGGGGAATTCCCTAAATACGGAAAAGCATTGTATAGAGTGGATTTGGTCTCTTCTATTCCAGTAGAAAGTTTACATTTAGTTTCTTATGACCAAGGAACAAATTATAGGATTCTATTTAACGGAAAATTAATCAATGAAGTGGGGAAGGTGGGAGATCCAACTGAAGAAGGGCTCGAGCTTAAAACCAGTTATTCTATTCTTCCAACATGGCAAGGTACGGCGCATCTTGATTTTGAAATTTCAAATTACCAGTATAGAAAAGGAGGACTTTGGAAACCTCCTATCTTAGGAACCGCAGAATGTGTAAGTCGTTATTATTTGGATAGAAGAGACTTAGAAGGAATACTCTGCGGAGGGCTATTCTTCTTAGGTCTATTCCATATTTTTGTATCAGTTTTTTATAAAAAAGATTCTTCCGCTTTGATCCTGGGAATTCTTTCCATTACGGTCGGGCTCAGATTATACACCACTGGGGTCAGATTATTTCCCGAACACTTTTTAGTAGGACCAGAGATATATCTTAGGACTGAATTTATCTCCTGGTTCATGGGAATGCCTTTGGCCCAGCACTTTTTGTTGGAAGTTTTCCCGATGAACTTCGGAAAAAAATTCCTGAAGTTAGGATATATTTTCGCGGGAATATTTACGCTCATCACTTTATTCACTGGGCCTGCTATCTATTCTTATCTGATCAATCCTTCTTATCTACTCTTCGTATTTAATGGTGTCTGCTCTCTCGTTGTGTTGACAAGAGCAGTTTCTCAGAAAATGCCAGGGGCTTATATCTATCTCGCAGGATTTATCTTCCTTCTATTCTTTATGATTAGTGAGATATTATTTCATGCAGAAGTATTGGATTCTTGGGAATTGAGCGGTATAGGAGTTGGAATATTTGTGTTAGGAAATTCTCTTTCTTTATCCAGCAAAATGTTGAGCGGATTTAGAGAAAGGGAGAAGGTCCAAGAAATTCTAAATACAAACTTAGAGGAACTTGTCCGAAAAAGGACCAGAGAATTAGAATTTGCAAGAGATGAGGCAGAAGCAGCAAACAAAGCAAAAAGTGAATTTTTGATCAACGTGGACCATGAGGTCCGCACTCCTATGAACGGGATCATGGGGATCACTCAGATGTTATTGGATTCAGATATCAAACCGGAGCATCAGGAAATGTTGGAGCTACTCAAGAGAAGTGGGGACGCAATGATGGTTATCCTTGGCTCTATGTTGGATGCTTCCAGTTTGGAGAAAGGTACATTATATCTTTTGAATAAACGTTTTAGTCTCAGGGCTTCTATCTACGAGGCGGCAATGAGAGTAGAAGACAAGATTCGCAGAAAAAACCTGGATTTCAGTGTGACTCTTGCCGAAAACCTTCCCGAGATTGTGGAAGGAGATGAAGAAAGATTTAAAACAATGCTTTTGGTCCTTCTGGAGAATGCGGAGAAGTTCACAATAAAAGGATTTGTCAAACTTATAGGAGAAAAGGTCCAGGATAATAATCTGGATTATCGACTTAGATTTAGGATTCAGGATTCGGGCATCGGAATTCCTGAAGATAAACTCAGTTCTATATTCAATCCATTCCAACAGGTAGATTCCGGAGTAACCAAACCTTTCCAAGGAGCGGGGCTTGGGCTTGCGCTTTGTAAGGCTCTCGCCCAGAAGATGGACGGGGATATTTCAGTCCAAAGTGTGCCAGGCAAAGGTTCCGAATTCATACTGGAAATCTCACTATCTAAACCGGAAATCCAATCTTGA